The following proteins are encoded in a genomic region of Methanomicrobiales archaeon HGW-Methanomicrobiales-1:
- a CDS encoding imidazoleglycerol-phosphate dehydratase HisB has product MRVVEVKRETKETKIVIKLNPDGAGKITVDSGVPFFDHMLNAMARHGGFDLTCTAKGDLGVDCHHTIEDIGIVLGDALKQVMGDGAGIKRFAHAIIPMDESISTVVLDCGGRGYLVFTGAFGGRAVGNIPADIFEHFFYSVCNRAGITAHIAFTGKNDHHQCEAMFKAFGIALGEALSMSGDGKVRSTKGKF; this is encoded by the coding sequence AGATTGTAATTAAGCTGAATCCTGATGGCGCCGGAAAAATAACTGTCGACAGCGGTGTTCCATTCTTTGATCATATGCTCAACGCGATGGCAAGGCACGGGGGATTTGATCTCACCTGCACAGCCAAAGGCGATCTCGGGGTGGACTGCCACCACACGATAGAGGATATCGGGATCGTGCTCGGGGATGCGTTAAAGCAAGTGATGGGGGACGGTGCCGGGATAAAGCGTTTCGCCCACGCGATCATCCCCATGGATGAATCAATATCCACGGTAGTACTTGACTGCGGGGGCAGGGGATATCTTGTCTTCACCGGCGCTTTCGGTGGCAGGGCAGTAGGCAATATTCCTGCAGATATTTTCGAGCATTTCTTCTACAGCGTATGCAATCGGGCCGGTATCACGGCACATATCGCTTTTACCGGCAAGAACGATCACCACCAGTGCGAAGCAATGTTCAAGGCATTCGGGATTGCGCTTGGTGAAGCGTTGTCCATGAGCGGGGACGGGAAGGTCCGGAGTACTAAGGGGAAGTTCTGA
- a CDS encoding histone, which yields MADLPIAAVVRIAKKNGAERVGSDAAEALVIKAEKYIASLTKEANKLAEHAGRKTIKKEDVDLAAKP from the coding sequence ATGGCAGATTTACCAATCGCCGCAGTTGTGCGGATTGCAAAGAAGAACGGAGCCGAACGCGTGGGAAGCGATGCAGCAGAGGCACTTGTTATCAAGGCCGAGAAGTACATTGCATCGCTCACCAAGGAAGCTAACAAGTTAGCCGAGCACGCAGGCAGAAAGACGATCAAGAAAGAAGACGTTGATCTGGCAGCAAAGCCCTAG
- a CDS encoding phosphotransacetylase, whose amino-acid sequence MPGPVKRIGIGIAEDPKKVIQSVNSVSGTFEIVCYCSPGTVDKKSAGNRVSIVEHPHPEQALVDDLMAGRIDAAVRGTLPANATLKALKKAAGVDHLERIALLETVSGKKFLLTPVGVDEGWTVEEKLELIKKGRVIAKKFGLPEKVGILSGGRLGDVGRHPLVDASMADAELLARMGNATHCEILIEDAVETCGLIIAPDGISGNLVFRTLVFLGGGQGHGAPVVNISRIFVDSSRASPNYANTLLLAASLLE is encoded by the coding sequence ATGCCAGGGCCGGTAAAGCGTATCGGTATCGGGATCGCTGAAGATCCAAAAAAGGTCATACAGAGTGTCAACAGCGTAAGCGGGACATTTGAAATCGTCTGTTATTGCAGCCCCGGCACAGTTGATAAAAAATCAGCGGGAAACCGGGTAAGTATCGTTGAGCACCCCCACCCGGAACAGGCGCTGGTCGACGACCTGATGGCAGGCCGGATCGATGCGGCCGTGCGGGGCACCCTGCCGGCCAATGCCACCTTAAAAGCATTGAAAAAAGCAGCAGGTGTCGATCATCTCGAGCGTATTGCACTTCTTGAGACGGTTTCCGGGAAAAAGTTCCTGCTCACCCCGGTTGGCGTGGATGAAGGGTGGACCGTTGAAGAAAAACTCGAACTTATCAAAAAAGGCAGGGTCATTGCAAAGAAATTCGGGCTGCCGGAAAAAGTCGGTATCCTGTCGGGCGGTCGTCTGGGCGATGTCGGCAGGCACCCGCTGGTAGATGCGAGCATGGCCGATGCCGAACTTCTCGCCCGCATGGGGAATGCAACCCACTGCGAGATCCTGATTGAAGATGCAGTTGAAACCTGTGGCCTTATCATCGCACCCGACGGGATTTCCGGTAACCTGGTCTTTCGCACACTCGTATTTCTGGGTGGCGGGCAGGGTCATGGCGCGCCCGTAGTAAATATCAGCAGAATTTTCGTGGATAGTTCGCGCGCCTCACCAAATTATGCCAATACGCTATTGCTCGCAGCATCTTTGTTAGAATAA